Proteins encoded within one genomic window of Vidua macroura isolate BioBank_ID:100142 chromosome 2, ASM2450914v1, whole genome shotgun sequence:
- the VPS26C gene encoding vacuolar protein sorting-associated protein 26C isoform X3 — MGTALDVREVLSGVVVITSKDTVQHQGISLTMEGSVNLQLSAKNVGVFEAFCNTAKPIQIISSTIEMVKPGKLPSGKTEIPFEFPLQMKGNKVLYETYHGVFVNIQYTLRCDMRRSLLAKDLTKTCEFIVHSLSQKGKLLPSPVDFTITPETLQNVKERASLPKFLIRGHLNSTNCVITQPLTGELVVESAEAAVKSIELQLVRVETCGCAEGYARDATEIQNIQIADGDVCRGLPIPIHMVFPRLFTCPTLETTNFKVEFEVNIVVLLHDDHLITENFPLKLCRM, encoded by the exons ATGGGGACGGCGCTGGACGTGCGG GAAGTTCTTTCTGGAGTGGTGGTCATAACCAGTAAGGACACAGTGCAGCACCAGGGGATCTCCTTAACCATGGAGGGCTCAGTGAATCTGCAGCTCAGTGCCAAGAATGTGGGTGTGTTTGAGGCCTTCTGCAACACTGCCAAG CCTATTCAGATTATCAGCAGCACCATTGAAATGGTGAAACCAGGGAAGCTCCCCAGTGGCAAGACAGAAATTCCCTTTGAGTTCCCACTGCAGATGAAGGGCAACAAAGTTCTCTATGAGACATACCACGGAGTCTTTGTCAATATCCAG TACACCCTGCGCTGTGACATGAGACGTTCCCTGCTGGCAAAGGACCTGACCAAGACTTGTGAGTTCATTGTCCACTCCCTG TCACAGAAAGGGAAGCTGCTGCCGAGCCCTGTGGACTTCACCATTACTCCTGAAACTCTGCAAAATGTTAAAGAG agagcctccctccccaaattcctgatcAGAGGGCACCTGAACTCCACCAACTGTGTGATCACGCAGCCGCTGACGGGGGAGCTGGTGGTGGAGAGCGCCGAGGCGGCCGTCAAGAGCATCGAGCTGCAGCTCGTGCGTGTGGAGACCTGTG GGTGTGCTGAGGGCTACGCCAGGGATGCCACAGAGATCCAGAACATCCAGATCGCCGACGGCGACGTCTGCAGGGgcctccccatccccatccacATGGTGTTCCCCAGGCTCTTCACCTGCCCCACCCTGGAAACAACCAACTTCAAAGTGG agTTTGAAGTGAACATCGTGGTCCTCCTGCACGACGACCATCTCATCACAGAGAACTTCCCCCTGAAGCTCTGCAGAATGTGA
- the VPS26C gene encoding vacuolar protein sorting-associated protein 26C isoform X2, which yields MGTALDVRVKRAGKEVLSGVVVITSKDTVQHQGISLTMEGSVNLQLSAKNVGVFEAFCNTAKPIQIISSTIEMVKPGKLPSGKTEIPFEFPLQMKGNKVLYETYHGVFVNIQYTLRCDMRRSLLAKDLTKTCEFIVHSLSQKGKLLPSPVDFTITPETLQNVKERASLPKFLIRGHLNSTNCVITQPLTGELVVESAEAAVKSIELQLVRVETCGCAEGYARDATEIQNIQIADGDVCRGLPIPIHMVFPRLFTCPTLETTNFKVEFEVNIVVLLHDDHLITENFPLKLCRM from the exons ATGGGGACGGCGCTGGACGTGCGGGTGAAGCGCGCGGGGAAG GAAGTTCTTTCTGGAGTGGTGGTCATAACCAGTAAGGACACAGTGCAGCACCAGGGGATCTCCTTAACCATGGAGGGCTCAGTGAATCTGCAGCTCAGTGCCAAGAATGTGGGTGTGTTTGAGGCCTTCTGCAACACTGCCAAG CCTATTCAGATTATCAGCAGCACCATTGAAATGGTGAAACCAGGGAAGCTCCCCAGTGGCAAGACAGAAATTCCCTTTGAGTTCCCACTGCAGATGAAGGGCAACAAAGTTCTCTATGAGACATACCACGGAGTCTTTGTCAATATCCAG TACACCCTGCGCTGTGACATGAGACGTTCCCTGCTGGCAAAGGACCTGACCAAGACTTGTGAGTTCATTGTCCACTCCCTG TCACAGAAAGGGAAGCTGCTGCCGAGCCCTGTGGACTTCACCATTACTCCTGAAACTCTGCAAAATGTTAAAGAG agagcctccctccccaaattcctgatcAGAGGGCACCTGAACTCCACCAACTGTGTGATCACGCAGCCGCTGACGGGGGAGCTGGTGGTGGAGAGCGCCGAGGCGGCCGTCAAGAGCATCGAGCTGCAGCTCGTGCGTGTGGAGACCTGTG GGTGTGCTGAGGGCTACGCCAGGGATGCCACAGAGATCCAGAACATCCAGATCGCCGACGGCGACGTCTGCAGGGgcctccccatccccatccacATGGTGTTCCCCAGGCTCTTCACCTGCCCCACCCTGGAAACAACCAACTTCAAAGTGG agTTTGAAGTGAACATCGTGGTCCTCCTGCACGACGACCATCTCATCACAGAGAACTTCCCCCTGAAGCTCTGCAGAATGTGA
- the VPS26C gene encoding vacuolar protein sorting-associated protein 26C isoform X1 — translation MGTALDVRVKRAGKVYRDGEVLSGVVVITSKDTVQHQGISLTMEGSVNLQLSAKNVGVFEAFCNTAKPIQIISSTIEMVKPGKLPSGKTEIPFEFPLQMKGNKVLYETYHGVFVNIQYTLRCDMRRSLLAKDLTKTCEFIVHSLSQKGKLLPSPVDFTITPETLQNVKERASLPKFLIRGHLNSTNCVITQPLTGELVVESAEAAVKSIELQLVRVETCGCAEGYARDATEIQNIQIADGDVCRGLPIPIHMVFPRLFTCPTLETTNFKVEFEVNIVVLLHDDHLITENFPLKLCRM, via the exons ATGGGGACGGCGCTGGACGTGCGGGTGAAGCGCGCGGGGAAGGTCTATCGCGATGGG GAAGTTCTTTCTGGAGTGGTGGTCATAACCAGTAAGGACACAGTGCAGCACCAGGGGATCTCCTTAACCATGGAGGGCTCAGTGAATCTGCAGCTCAGTGCCAAGAATGTGGGTGTGTTTGAGGCCTTCTGCAACACTGCCAAG CCTATTCAGATTATCAGCAGCACCATTGAAATGGTGAAACCAGGGAAGCTCCCCAGTGGCAAGACAGAAATTCCCTTTGAGTTCCCACTGCAGATGAAGGGCAACAAAGTTCTCTATGAGACATACCACGGAGTCTTTGTCAATATCCAG TACACCCTGCGCTGTGACATGAGACGTTCCCTGCTGGCAAAGGACCTGACCAAGACTTGTGAGTTCATTGTCCACTCCCTG TCACAGAAAGGGAAGCTGCTGCCGAGCCCTGTGGACTTCACCATTACTCCTGAAACTCTGCAAAATGTTAAAGAG agagcctccctccccaaattcctgatcAGAGGGCACCTGAACTCCACCAACTGTGTGATCACGCAGCCGCTGACGGGGGAGCTGGTGGTGGAGAGCGCCGAGGCGGCCGTCAAGAGCATCGAGCTGCAGCTCGTGCGTGTGGAGACCTGTG GGTGTGCTGAGGGCTACGCCAGGGATGCCACAGAGATCCAGAACATCCAGATCGCCGACGGCGACGTCTGCAGGGgcctccccatccccatccacATGGTGTTCCCCAGGCTCTTCACCTGCCCCACCCTGGAAACAACCAACTTCAAAGTGG agTTTGAAGTGAACATCGTGGTCCTCCTGCACGACGACCATCTCATCACAGAGAACTTCCCCCTGAAGCTCTGCAGAATGTGA
- the VPS26C gene encoding vacuolar protein sorting-associated protein 26C isoform X4, giving the protein MEGSVNLQLSAKNVGVFEAFCNTAKPIQIISSTIEMVKPGKLPSGKTEIPFEFPLQMKGNKVLYETYHGVFVNIQYTLRCDMRRSLLAKDLTKTCEFIVHSLSQKGKLLPSPVDFTITPETLQNVKERASLPKFLIRGHLNSTNCVITQPLTGELVVESAEAAVKSIELQLVRVETCGCAEGYARDATEIQNIQIADGDVCRGLPIPIHMVFPRLFTCPTLETTNFKVEFEVNIVVLLHDDHLITENFPLKLCRM; this is encoded by the exons ATGGAGGGCTCAGTGAATCTGCAGCTCAGTGCCAAGAATGTGGGTGTGTTTGAGGCCTTCTGCAACACTGCCAAG CCTATTCAGATTATCAGCAGCACCATTGAAATGGTGAAACCAGGGAAGCTCCCCAGTGGCAAGACAGAAATTCCCTTTGAGTTCCCACTGCAGATGAAGGGCAACAAAGTTCTCTATGAGACATACCACGGAGTCTTTGTCAATATCCAG TACACCCTGCGCTGTGACATGAGACGTTCCCTGCTGGCAAAGGACCTGACCAAGACTTGTGAGTTCATTGTCCACTCCCTG TCACAGAAAGGGAAGCTGCTGCCGAGCCCTGTGGACTTCACCATTACTCCTGAAACTCTGCAAAATGTTAAAGAG agagcctccctccccaaattcctgatcAGAGGGCACCTGAACTCCACCAACTGTGTGATCACGCAGCCGCTGACGGGGGAGCTGGTGGTGGAGAGCGCCGAGGCGGCCGTCAAGAGCATCGAGCTGCAGCTCGTGCGTGTGGAGACCTGTG GGTGTGCTGAGGGCTACGCCAGGGATGCCACAGAGATCCAGAACATCCAGATCGCCGACGGCGACGTCTGCAGGGgcctccccatccccatccacATGGTGTTCCCCAGGCTCTTCACCTGCCCCACCCTGGAAACAACCAACTTCAAAGTGG agTTTGAAGTGAACATCGTGGTCCTCCTGCACGACGACCATCTCATCACAGAGAACTTCCCCCTGAAGCTCTGCAGAATGTGA